A region of Rhodospirillales bacterium DNA encodes the following proteins:
- the pcaD gene encoding 3-oxoadipate enol-lactonase codes for MILNIDDRRIYCDLVGDADAPTITITHSLQSDGGMWAEQMPALLAAGFRVLRLDMRGHGGSDPVAGDYTMAALAEDVVKALDALGIARTHYMGLSIGGMIGQAFALEHGGRLLSMILCDTLPASPAGAAASWEERKAAVRAAGGLSTLADGSMDRWFTPAFKTANPARFKQIRDTIVGTTAQGFLGCAAAIQNFDFEARLPTIAVPTLVVCGDDDPGTPPDRNRFIAAKIPGAAYVEIADARHLPNVERPAAFNKAMMSFLWARR; via the coding sequence ATGATCCTGAACATCGACGACCGGCGCATCTACTGCGACCTCGTGGGCGACGCGGACGCGCCGACGATCACCATCACGCACTCGCTGCAATCCGACGGCGGCATGTGGGCCGAGCAGATGCCGGCGCTGCTGGCCGCCGGCTTCCGCGTGCTGCGGCTGGACATGCGCGGCCACGGCGGCAGCGATCCCGTGGCCGGCGACTACACCATGGCGGCGCTCGCCGAGGACGTGGTCAAGGCGCTCGACGCGCTCGGTATCGCCAGAACCCACTACATGGGCCTGTCGATCGGCGGCATGATCGGCCAGGCGTTCGCGCTCGAGCACGGCGGGCGGCTGCTGTCGATGATCCTGTGCGACACGCTGCCGGCCTCGCCGGCCGGGGCGGCGGCGTCGTGGGAGGAGCGCAAGGCGGCGGTGCGCGCCGCCGGCGGGCTGTCGACGCTGGCCGACGGCTCGATGGACCGCTGGTTCACGCCGGCGTTCAAGACGGCCAACCCGGCGCGCTTCAAGCAGATCCGCGACACGATCGTCGGCACCACGGCGCAGGGCTTCCTCGGCTGCGCGGCGGCGATCCAGAATTTCGACTTCGAGGCGCGGCTGCCGACCATCGCGGTGCCGACGCTGGTGGTCTGCGGCGACGACGATCCCGGCACGCCGCCGGACCGCAACCGCTTCATCGCGGCGAAGATCCCCGGCGCGGCCTACGTGGAGATCGCCGACGCGCGGCATCTGCCCAACGTCGAGCGGCCGGCGGCGTTCAACAAGGCGATGATGTCGTTCCTGTGGGCGCGGCGCTGA
- the cysE gene encoding serine O-acetyltransferase: protein MDQSALKKVASVDPVWDAVRQAAQEMARAEPALGSLLHATVLSQPRFESALSYHLARTVGTNETPAMLVRQSIEEAFDADPSIGVAARADVMAVYERDPACTSHLDPVLWFKGYHALQTHRVAHWLLGRGRRGMALFLQSRSSSLFGVDINPAARIGKGIFIDHGTGVVIGETAVVEDGVSMLHGVTLGGTGKERGDRHPKVRRGVLLGAGAKVLGNIEIGVCAKIAAGSVVLDPVPAGCTAAGVPARIVGCVDVPEPALEMDQRI from the coding sequence ATGGACCAGTCCGCATTGAAGAAGGTCGCGAGCGTCGATCCGGTGTGGGACGCGGTGCGCCAGGCGGCGCAGGAGATGGCGCGCGCCGAGCCGGCCCTGGGCAGCCTGTTGCACGCCACGGTCCTGAGCCAGCCGCGTTTCGAATCCGCGCTGAGCTACCATCTCGCGCGCACCGTCGGCACCAACGAGACGCCGGCGATGCTGGTGCGCCAGAGCATCGAGGAGGCGTTCGACGCCGACCCGTCGATCGGCGTGGCCGCCCGCGCCGACGTCATGGCCGTCTACGAGCGCGACCCCGCCTGCACGTCGCATCTCGACCCCGTGCTGTGGTTCAAGGGCTACCACGCGCTCCAGACCCATCGCGTCGCGCACTGGCTGCTGGGGCGTGGCCGCCGCGGCATGGCGCTGTTCCTCCAGAGCCGCTCGAGCTCGCTGTTCGGCGTCGACATCAACCCCGCCGCCCGCATCGGCAAGGGCATCTTCATCGACCACGGCACCGGCGTCGTGATCGGCGAGACGGCCGTGGTCGAGGACGGCGTGTCGATGCTGCACGGCGTGACGCTGGGCGGCACCGGCAAGGAGCGCGGCGACCGCCACCCGAAGGTGCGCCGCGGCGTGCTGCTGGGCGCCGGCGCCAAGGTGCTGGGCAACATCGAGATCGGGGTCTGCGCCAAGATCGCCGCCGGCAGCGTGGTGCTCGATCCGGTGCCGGCCGGGTGCACCGCCGCCGGCGTGCCGGCGCGCATCGTCGGCTGCGTCGACGTGCCGGAGCCGGCGCTGGAGATGGACCAGCGCATCTGA